The DNA window TTTTACCGGTGATAATGCGGTGCTGGCAAAATGGTAATTAATATCAAACTGATAATTATTATCATGTGAACAAAGGGCGACAGCAAGGGAAATTTGCGCCGGTGAACGGGCCGTTAGCCGTTGTGTGGCAAGCGTTGCGGGGAAAATAATCCGCTCATAGCGAGCGGGAAGATGCCAGCAGGGTTTCAATATGATCGAACAGCCGTTCGGGTTTGGTGACTGGTGCGAAACGTTTAACCCGCTGGCCGTCGGCGCTAAGCAGGAACTTGGTGAAATTCCATTTTATCCGCTGGCTGCCAAACAGCCCAGGCGCACGGCGTTTGAGTTCGCTAAACAACGGATGCGCCGCCGGGCCGTTGACGTTGATCTTGCTAAACAGCGGAAAGGTAACCCCGTAGTTGAGCGTGCAAAAATTGGCGATTTCCAGCGGATCGCCTGGCTCCTGGGCGCCAAACTGGTTGCACGGGAACCCCATCACCATCAGGCCGCGTGAACGATAATACTGCCACAGGTTTTCCAGCCCTTGGTATTGCGGGGTAAAGCCGCATTTGCTAGCGGTGTTTACGATGAGATAGGCGTTGGCCGGGAAGTCCGCCAGCGTGGTGGTCTTGCCTTGCAACGTATTGCAGGGAATGGATAACAGCGATTGATTCATAGGGGCTCCGTAGCCTGCCGCATGGGCGTTCCCATGCGGGGAATGCCATGATAAAACAAAGACAGCATTGCCCGCTGTCGCTGGGCAATGCGCGTCATTATAACAAAGTTAACCCTCCATTTGCTTGATTTGCCGATTAAAAGCGGCTGTCTACGGCATCCGCCAGCATCGCCAACAGCCGCTCGCTATCCGCCCAGCCGAGGCAGGGATCGGTAATCGACTGGCCATAGGTTAACGGTTGGTCAGCATCGACGTGCTGTGCGCCTTCCTGCAGGAAACTTTCCGCCATAATGCCGGCGATGCTATTGCCGCCGTTGCGGATTTGCCTGCAGATGCTTTGCGCCACCTCCAGTTGCCGCTGGTGCTGCTTCTGGCTGTTGCCGTGGCTGAAATCGACCACCACGCGTTCCTGCAGCCCAACGTTGCGCAGGGCATGGCAGGCCGCGGCGATATCCTGTGGGTGGTAATTGGGGGATTGGCCGCCGCGCAAAATGATATGGCCGTGCGGGTTACCGTGGGTTTGGTAGATGGCGACCTGCCCGTGTTCGTCCTGCGCCAGTTGCATATGGCCGGCGCGCGCGGCGCGGATGGCGTCTATGGCGATGCGGGTATTGCCGTCGGTGCCGTTTTTGAAACCCACCGGGCAGGGCAACGACGACGCCATTTCCCGGTGGGTCTGGCTTTCGGTGGTGCGTGCGCCAATCGCCGCCCAACTGATCAGATCGGCGATGTAGTTGCCGGTGACGCTATCGAGGAACTCGGTCGCGGCGGGTAAGCCGAGATGATTAATCGCCAGCAGCAGCCGACGGGCGGTTTCGACGCCGCGGTTTACCTGATAGCTGCCGTCCAGATCGGGATCGGCAATCAGTCCTTTCCATCCCACCACGGTGCGCGGTTTCTCAAAATAGACGCGCATCACAATTTCCAGCCGATCCTGATAGCGCGTGCGCAGAGCACTCAAGCGCGCCGCGTAGTC is part of the Gibbsiella quercinecans genome and encodes:
- a CDS encoding glutathione peroxidase gives rise to the protein MNQSLLSIPCNTLQGKTTTLADFPANAYLIVNTASKCGFTPQYQGLENLWQYYRSRGLMVMGFPCNQFGAQEPGDPLEIANFCTLNYGVTFPLFSKINVNGPAAHPLFSELKRRAPGLFGSQRIKWNFTKFLLSADGQRVKRFAPVTKPERLFDHIETLLASSRSL
- a CDS encoding 3-deoxy-7-phosphoheptulonate synthase; protein product: MHNTDQPRRTRIGSLVTPQILASRLPATKNLIDNVTTSRHRIAKILSGEDKRLLVIIGPCSIHDVEAATDYAARLSALRTRYQDRLEIVMRVYFEKPRTVVGWKGLIADPDLDGSYQVNRGVETARRLLLAINHLGLPAATEFLDSVTGNYIADLISWAAIGARTTESQTHREMASSLPCPVGFKNGTDGNTRIAIDAIRAARAGHMQLAQDEHGQVAIYQTHGNPHGHIILRGGQSPNYHPQDIAAACHALRNVGLQERVVVDFSHGNSQKQHQRQLEVAQSICRQIRNGGNSIAGIMAESFLQEGAQHVDADQPLTYGQSITDPCLGWADSERLLAMLADAVDSRF